The sequence below is a genomic window from Curtobacterium sp. MCPF17_002.
CCGGACGCCGCCGCCGCGGTGGCTGCCGGGGCGCTCGTCATCTCCCAGTCCGACGACGACGAGGCACCGGTCTACTCGACCACCATCACGGGTGCGACCGCCGACCCGGTGAAGGACTACCTCAAGCAGATCGGCAAGGTCGCCCTCCTCAACGCCGAGCAGGAGGTCGAGCTCGCGATGCGCATCGAGGCCGGCCTGTTCGCCGAGGACAAGCTCCAGCACTCGACCGGCCTGTCGAAGCCCCAGGAGCGCGAGCTCCGCTGGGTGGCCCGCGACGGACAGCGTGCGAAGTCGCACCTGCTCGGCGCGAACCTCCGACTGGTCGTGTCGCTCGCGAAGCGCTACACCGGTCGCGGCATGCAGTTCCTGGACCTCATCCAGGAGGGCAACCTCGGTCTCATCCGTGCGGTCGAGAAGTTCGACTACACCAAGGGCTTCAAGTTCTCGACGTACGCGACGTGGTGGATCCGTCAGGCCATCACCCGCGCCATGGCCGACCAGGCCCGCACCATCCGCATCCCGGTGCACATGGTCGAGGTCATCAACAAGCTCGCCCGCGTGCAGCGCCAGATGCTGCAGGACCTCGGTCGCGAGCCCACTCCGGAAGAGCTCGCCCGCGAGCTCGACATGACCCCGGAGAAGGTCGTCGAGGTGCAGAAGTACGGTCGCGAGCCGATCTCGCTCCACACCCCGCTGGGCGAGGACGGCGACTCGGAGTTCGGCGACCTGATCGAGGACACCGAAGCGGTCGTGCCGGCCGACGCGGTCGGGTTCACGATGCTGCAGAAGCAGCTCGAGAGCCTGCTCGACTCCCTGTCCGAGCGCGAGGCGGGCGTCATCCGCATGCGCTTCGGCCTGGGCGACGGCCAGCCGAAGACCCTCGACCAGATCGGTGACACGTTCGGCGTGACGCGTGAGCGCATCCGTCAGATCGAGTCCAAGACGATGGCGAAGCTCCGCCACCCGTCGCGGTCGCAGTCGCTGCGCGACTACCTCGAGTAGGCCGATGCGCTTCTTCATCCCGATCCTCGTCGGGCGGATCCTCCGTGCCCTCGCCAGGGCCCGCGGTGGGGGATCCGCCTACCCGGGGTACATCGTCCTGAAGCTCGTGCCGGACTTCCTCCAGCACGTCACGAAGCAGTTCCCGAACGGCGTCGTGTTCGTGCTCGGCTCGAACGGCAAGTCGACGACGACGCACATGATCTCCGACATCGTGCGCGCGCACGGGCTTCGGGTGTTCACGAACCCGTCCGGCGCGAACCTGCCACAGGGCATCGCGTCCGCGCTCCTCTCCGAGGTGTCGCTGACCGGTCGCCTCAAGGCGGACATCGGCATCTTGGAGGTCGACGAGGCCTTCGCGGTCGAGCTCGCCGGCATCCTGTCCCCGTCCACGGTGACGATGCTCAACGTGCAGGTCGACCAGCTCTACCGCTTCTTCGAGACCGAGCGCGTGGCGACGATGATGCTCGACACGGCGGCCCTATCGACGGCGAACGTCATCACGAACCACGACGACCAGTTCCTCGACGCGTACACCGGCGCCCCCGGGCAGCGCGTGCTCCGCTTCGGTGCGAGCGACGAGATCGTGGCCGCGGCACCGAACGGT
It includes:
- a CDS encoding RNA polymerase sigma factor, with the protein product MAARSTTIDPTKDTAPTTDAPEGTTAADAAVTEGTDAPKKRAASTTAKKAPAKKAPAKKAAPKAKKKADDEDLDEETPVAEATDDTEGDTDEKDAVKPDAAAAVAAGALVISQSDDDEAPVYSTTITGATADPVKDYLKQIGKVALLNAEQEVELAMRIEAGLFAEDKLQHSTGLSKPQERELRWVARDGQRAKSHLLGANLRLVVSLAKRYTGRGMQFLDLIQEGNLGLIRAVEKFDYTKGFKFSTYATWWIRQAITRAMADQARTIRIPVHMVEVINKLARVQRQMLQDLGREPTPEELARELDMTPEKVVEVQKYGREPISLHTPLGEDGDSEFGDLIEDTEAVVPADAVGFTMLQKQLESLLDSLSEREAGVIRMRFGLGDGQPKTLDQIGDTFGVTRERIRQIESKTMAKLRHPSRSQSLRDYLE